The genomic DNA GGATAGACATAGGCGGTTCAGGATTTAAATACGGTTGGGGGAACTGTGAAGAAGGTTTACACTATTATAAAACAATTCCTCTTCCCAGAAAGAATATAAACGATTTCTTTAGCGTAGCCAGGGAAATGTTTAATGATGTTAACCTCAGGTTAGGGCTGGATAAGCTGAAGGGAATTGGTATTGGACTTCCTGGTGCTATAGATAAGCGGACGGGGTATGTAAACGGAAATAATCCAAACTTGCCTTTTTGGGTAAATCATCATCCTGGAGAAATACTTCCGGAACACTGTAATATTCCTTTTACTTACGATAACGATGCCAATTTAATGGCTTTAGCTGAAGCCACTGCTCAGAATAAGCAAAATGTTATTGGAGTTACAATTGGCAGCGGAATCGGTTGCGGGATTATAGCTGAAGGCAGAATATTTCACGGAGCTAATGGTTTTGCCGGAGAACTGGGTCATATTTGTATTATGGATAATGGCTTACGATGCAATTGCGGGAAAAATGGTTGTTTGGAAGCATATACTTCGGCTGAAGGTTTGCACATGCGTTTGGCATTAAAAAATGCCCGTTATGCGGAATTGGATTTACCTGCTATAATAGCTATCAGAGATACCGATGCTTTGGTTGGTGAATATCTAAAAGAAGGTCAGCATCTTTTATCTGCCTCGCTGGCAGCTCTTGCCACCTGTCTTGATCCGGAAGCAATAATTATTGGTGGTGGCGCAATGGATTTGGGATTATATTATATAGAAGAGATAGAAAAGGAAATATTAAGTGCTTTGCCTGCTTCTCATAGTGCGAGGATAAAGGTTTCAAAAGCTATAAATGGCAATAAAGCAGGTGTTTTGGGAGCCATAAAACTGATTGAAGATAAGTTTAACAGCAATTAGGAATGAAACCTGCTTTATTTATAAGGCATTAAATAAGGAGTGAATAAAATGAAAAAAACAATGCTTATTCTGGCGCTGATGGCAGTGTTA from Candidatus Cloacimonas sp. includes the following:
- a CDS encoding ROK family protein, with protein sequence MNIFLGIDIGGSGFKYGWGNCEEGLHYYKTIPLPRKNINDFFSVAREMFNDVNLRLGLDKLKGIGIGLPGAIDKRTGYVNGNNPNLPFWVNHHPGEILPEHCNIPFTYDNDANLMALAEATAQNKQNVIGVTIGSGIGCGIIAEGRIFHGANGFAGELGHICIMDNGLRCNCGKNGCLEAYTSAEGLHMRLALKNARYAELDLPAIIAIRDTDALVGEYLKEGQHLLSASLAALATCLDPEAIIIGGGAMDLGLYYIEEIEKEILSALPASHSARIKVSKAINGNKAGVLGAIKLIEDKFNSN